Proteins encoded in a region of the Pseudomonadota bacterium genome:
- a CDS encoding universal stress protein, with amino-acid sequence MEPTQHILCPVDFSQASDESFRYAVDLASRLGAEVHVLHVYQLPAYAFPDGALLPGAAWTTRILEAAQKELNTFLMRFRDAPVKLHHHLVEGTPHVEINRLANVLEAQLIVMGTHGRTGLAHLVMGSVAERVVRSAERPVLTVRGGKAARPRSQ; translated from the coding sequence ATGGAGCCAACACAACACATACTGTGCCCTGTGGATTTCTCGCAGGCGTCGGACGAATCGTTCCGCTATGCGGTCGACCTCGCCAGCAGGCTAGGCGCTGAGGTCCACGTGCTTCATGTCTACCAGCTGCCCGCCTATGCCTTCCCCGATGGAGCCTTGTTGCCGGGCGCAGCCTGGACCACACGCATTCTGGAGGCTGCTCAAAAGGAGCTCAACACCTTCCTTATGCGCTTTCGCGACGCACCAGTGAAGCTGCACCATCATTTGGTCGAAGGTACTCCGCATGTGGAGATCAATCGGCTCGCCAATGTGCTCGAGGCGCAGCTGATCGTGATGGGCACCCACGGCCGGACAGGGCTTGCTCACCTCGTCATGGGAAGTGTGGCGGAACGGGTTGTCCGCTCCGCCGAGCGACCCGTGTTGACCGTGCGAGGGGGCAAGGCAGCGCGTCCCAGGTCGCAGTAG
- a CDS encoding CBS domain-containing protein, with product MIAQDIMTENPVTIRATNTVADTCEVLQDMEIRHLPVVQGTELVGIISDRDLRSVHMPRLVDEETLQNVKERYHAPISSLMSPDVVRVFPDSNVEEIIELMLEHKVGAVPVVDAGTGDLLGIVSYVDILRSMHSMLAET from the coding sequence ATGATCGCCCAGGACATCATGACGGAGAACCCGGTCACCATTCGGGCCACCAACACGGTGGCCGACACCTGCGAAGTGCTGCAGGACATGGAGATCCGACACCTGCCGGTGGTTCAGGGCACCGAGCTGGTTGGCATCATCAGCGATCGGGATCTCAGGAGCGTCCACATGCCTCGGCTTGTGGACGAGGAGACGCTGCAGAACGTGAAGGAGCGCTACCATGCTCCGATTTCGTCGCTCATGTCACCGGACGTCGTGCGGGTATTCCCTGACAGCAACGTGGAAGAGATCATCGAGCTGATGCTCGAGCACAAGGTGGGCGCGGTCCCGGTCGTCGACGCGGGCACCGGCGACCTGCTGGGTATCGTGAGCTACGTTGATATCCTGCGCTCGATGCATTCCATGCTGGCCGAGACGTAG
- a CDS encoding CBS domain-containing protein — protein sequence MHKRLSEFMTTEMVTLHPEDNLNDVAENMDRYHLRHIPVVDGSRLVGLVSHRDLLRFAASSLDRSPATQSRDARIREATFVEEIMTHHVETASPDRSAAEAARILVEARFGCLPVVDSNHNLLGIVTEHDLLKLLVGLLDS from the coding sequence ATGCACAAACGCTTGTCCGAGTTCATGACCACCGAGATGGTCACACTCCACCCGGAGGACAATCTCAACGACGTGGCCGAAAACATGGACCGCTACCACCTGCGCCACATACCGGTTGTGGATGGATCGCGCCTGGTCGGGCTCGTGAGTCACCGCGATCTGCTTCGTTTTGCTGCGAGCTCGCTCGACCGCTCCCCCGCTACCCAGAGCCGAGACGCACGCATCCGCGAGGCGACCTTTGTCGAGGAGATCATGACGCACCATGTGGAGACTGCCAGCCCAGACAGATCGGCCGCGGAGGCGGCAAGGATCCTGGTGGAGGCCAGGTTCGGCTGCCTGCCGGTTGTCGACTCGAACCACAACCTCTTGGGGATCGTCACGGAGCACGACCTCTTGAAGCTGCTCGTGGGGCTGCTGGATAGCTAG
- a CDS encoding universal stress protein, with translation MTVQHIMVAFDFSEPSRQALSVARRLQEALGAKVDVVHVHYDPFEGYKHMPQGSLWGTPTQFEAYMTGLRSLLDKAVDDAFGDEAPNVTRTILSGQPPDEILKASKAQGTDLICVGTTGKRAMERALLGSVAEKLVRASHVPVLTVRSG, from the coding sequence ATGACGGTGCAACACATCATGGTCGCATTCGATTTCTCGGAGCCCTCCCGCCAGGCGCTGAGTGTCGCTCGCCGTCTGCAAGAGGCGCTCGGCGCGAAGGTGGATGTCGTTCACGTCCACTACGATCCCTTCGAAGGTTACAAGCACATGCCCCAAGGGTCACTCTGGGGCACCCCTACGCAGTTCGAGGCGTACATGACCGGTTTGCGGTCCCTGCTGGACAAGGCCGTGGACGACGCCTTTGGCGATGAAGCCCCCAACGTGACGCGAACTATCCTGTCCGGCCAGCCGCCCGACGAGATTCTGAAAGCCAGCAAGGCGCAGGGGACTGATCTCATCTGTGTGGGTACGACCGGCAAGCGCGCCATGGAGCGAGCGCTGCTGGGCAGTGTGGCCGAAAAGCTGGTCCGAGCCTCCCACGTGCCGGTGCTCACGGTGCGTTCGGGCTGA